DNA from Actinomycetota bacterium:
TTCTTCTTTTGCTTTTTCTATAAGCTTCTGAGCCGAAATATCAATTGTTTTCAGTTCTATATCTTTCATCTTTCCATCCTTTCTTTAATCTGAAATAAACTTTTCCCCATATCTCGCCACATCTTAATAGAAACAGGGATTTTTTCAAATGGTTCTTCTTTCATAGTTGCGTAGATTAAATCTGCAACCTTTTTTCTCTCAAGTTTGGTTATTTCTTCAACTTCCTTATACTGTAAAGCCTTAGTTGGACAAGCTTCAACACAGGCAGGTAATCTATCTTCTTTTTTTCGGTCTATACAACCATCACATTTTAGTGCCTTTTGATCTTGTCTTTCAACTTGAATAATTGAAAAGGGACAGACAATAAGACACATCCAGCACTTGATACATCTATATGAATCGATTAAGATAGTTCCATTTTCTATATTTATTGCCCCAGCAGGACATATATCAAGACAGGGAGCTGGATCACAGTGCCTACAATGAACAGGAAAAGTTGTGAAGTTTGGACCTAAACCAACTTCAATTCTTTTTTGAGGAGAAGGCGTCTCGAAAATAGAATAAAAAATGTTTTTTGTTTCAGAATGTTCCACAGCACAGGCAATCTCACAGGATTTACAACCAACACATTTTTCTGGATAAACAAACATAACTTTCATTTCTTCCTCTTAATCTTAAAGTCATTTTACATTTATATATTTTATAACATTAATTGAAATAAGTAAATTTTTCGTAACTTTTCCAGATTTAAATCCTATCTGTTGTTACAATAACAAAATGTTAAAGATTATTACTAAATTAAAATGTTAAATTTTTATTTTTATCATAGAATAATTAGCCCCCTCCAACTGGCCAGAGGAGGATAACTTCGTCTCCATCTTTCAACTTGACATCGCTTTTACAGAACTTCATATTTACCAATA
Protein-coding regions in this window:
- a CDS encoding 4Fe-4S dicluster domain-containing protein, producing the protein MKVMFVYPEKCVGCKSCEIACAVEHSETKNIFYSIFETPSPQKRIEVGLGPNFTTFPVHCRHCDPAPCLDICPAGAINIENGTILIDSYRCIKCWMCLIVCPFSIIQVERQDQKALKCDGCIDRKKEDRLPACVEACPTKALQYKEVEEITKLERKKVADLIYATMKEEPFEKIPVSIKMWRDMGKSLFQIKERMER